In a single window of the Terriglobus roseus genome:
- the nadA gene encoding quinolinate synthase NadA, which yields MASVDRTIQLIRIGEQQGSSCSSALAEAPWESDVHEGYGPGASQRDLIPGGSPVQGVIPREYRQASAAELDLRIRAARHSLGERVVLLGHFYQRDETIQYADFVGDSFQLAQAAKTRPKAEAIVFCGVHFMAETADMLSREDQAVILPNLAAGCSMADMADLDSVQDCWEELEALYGTEPDAQGRVPVIPVTYMNSSAALKAFCGEHGGIVCTSSNASRVLEWAFARGQRVLFFPDQHLGRNTAFAMGIPLEEMPVWQPEQRLGGNNEATMREALVILWHGYCSVHKRFTVEQIKHARHRHPGVRVIVHPECPIEVVQAADENGSTDYIKKAIEAAEPGGIFAIGTEINMVQRLANEHPEHTIFCLDSIICPCSTMYRIHPSYLAWVLESLERGEIVNRITVPEGVAVPARVALERMLSLNPTTVPTGQGQ from the coding sequence TTGGCATCGGTTGACCGCACCATCCAGTTGATTCGCATTGGCGAACAGCAAGGCAGCAGTTGTTCCTCAGCATTGGCGGAAGCACCGTGGGAGAGCGACGTCCATGAGGGCTACGGCCCGGGAGCTTCGCAGCGGGATCTGATCCCCGGCGGTTCGCCGGTACAGGGAGTCATTCCCCGCGAATATCGCCAGGCTTCGGCCGCTGAGCTGGACCTCCGGATCCGCGCCGCACGTCATTCGCTGGGGGAACGGGTGGTGCTCTTAGGGCACTTCTATCAGCGGGATGAAACGATCCAATACGCCGATTTTGTCGGCGACAGCTTTCAACTGGCGCAAGCCGCCAAGACTCGGCCCAAGGCGGAGGCGATCGTCTTTTGCGGTGTGCATTTCATGGCTGAGACGGCTGACATGCTCTCGCGCGAAGACCAGGCAGTGATCCTGCCAAACCTGGCAGCCGGTTGCTCCATGGCGGATATGGCTGACCTGGACAGCGTGCAGGACTGCTGGGAGGAGCTAGAGGCTCTGTACGGCACGGAGCCGGATGCGCAGGGGCGCGTGCCGGTCATCCCGGTCACGTACATGAACTCCTCCGCCGCGCTGAAGGCCTTCTGCGGAGAGCACGGTGGCATCGTCTGCACGTCCTCGAATGCCTCACGAGTGCTGGAATGGGCCTTTGCGCGCGGACAGCGTGTACTGTTCTTTCCAGACCAGCATCTGGGCCGCAACACCGCGTTTGCCATGGGCATCCCGCTGGAGGAAATGCCGGTGTGGCAGCCAGAGCAGCGACTCGGCGGCAACAACGAAGCCACGATGCGTGAAGCCCTTGTGATCCTTTGGCATGGCTACTGTTCCGTGCATAAGCGCTTCACCGTAGAGCAGATCAAGCATGCGCGGCATCGGCATCCGGGCGTCCGTGTCATCGTGCATCCTGAGTGCCCGATCGAGGTGGTGCAGGCCGCCGATGAGAATGGCTCGACGGACTACATCAAGAAGGCGATCGAGGCTGCGGAGCCCGGCGGCATCTTCGCCATTGGTACCGAGATCAACATGGTGCAGCGGTTGGCAAATGAGCATCCTGAGCACACGATCTTCTGCCTTGATTCGATCATCTGCCCCTGCTCGACGATGTATCGCATTCATCCCAGCTACCTGGCGTGGGTGCTGGAATCGCTGGAGCGCGGCGAGATCGTCAATCGCATCACGGTACCGGAGGGCGTGGCTGTGCCCGCTCGCGTCGCGCTGGAACGAATGCTGAGTCTCAATCCCACGACTGTGCCGACGGGGCAGGGGCAGTGA
- the nadC gene encoding carboxylating nicotinate-nucleotide diphosphorylase: protein MALDEDAPWGDITSEALIPLDAIVTAQLVAREDGVLCGAEIFAAAMAMCDPGIVVDFAVEDASRFTVGQTLASITGPARGVLRGERVALNFTQRLSGIATMTAKYVAETSGTQARIVDTRKTTPGLRQFERYAVRCGGGWNHRFSLSDAVMAKDNHLAIVAQSSPLSLTEALLAARRRLPHTMHIEVEVDRPDQIEPVLAAGVDTIMLDNFSTAAMRDAVVQTAGRALVEASGGITLGRIREIAETGVDVISVGALTHSVRALDLGLDIAVF, encoded by the coding sequence ATGGCGCTGGATGAGGATGCCCCGTGGGGCGACATCACTTCGGAGGCGTTAATCCCTTTAGATGCTATTGTCACGGCACAACTCGTGGCCCGCGAGGACGGCGTGTTGTGTGGCGCAGAGATCTTCGCTGCTGCCATGGCGATGTGCGATCCTGGCATCGTCGTGGACTTTGCCGTAGAGGACGCTTCGCGCTTTACCGTGGGGCAGACGCTTGCATCTATCACCGGCCCCGCGCGCGGCGTACTGCGTGGTGAACGGGTGGCGCTGAACTTCACGCAGAGGCTTTCGGGCATCGCGACGATGACGGCGAAGTATGTCGCGGAAACGTCCGGTACGCAGGCGCGCATTGTGGATACGCGCAAGACCACGCCGGGGTTGCGGCAGTTTGAGCGGTATGCCGTGCGGTGCGGCGGTGGGTGGAACCATCGCTTCTCGTTGTCCGATGCTGTGATGGCAAAGGACAATCATTTGGCCATCGTGGCTCAGAGCAGTCCCTTGTCTTTGACCGAGGCTTTGCTTGCAGCTCGCAGGCGTTTGCCGCATACGATGCACATCGAAGTCGAAGTGGATCGTCCCGATCAAATAGAGCCGGTGCTCGCTGCCGGTGTCGATACGATCATGCTTGATAACTTCAGCACCGCTGCGATGCGGGACGCCGTGGTGCAGACCGCCGGGCGTGCGCTGGTTGAAGCGAGTGGTGGGATAACGCTGGGACGGATCCGTGAGATTGCGGAGACTGGCGTGGACGTGATCTCGGTCGGGGCGCTGACGCATAGTGTGCGGGCGCTGGATCTCGGGCTGGATATCGCTGTCTTTTAG
- a CDS encoding TIGR03435 family protein, producing the protein MHLPLLAAGLLAASCAFAQTNFDVATVKPSSGAVEFERDGEVTVSHGSLRMHDVTLLTSIKWAYQVQRVQIDGPEDLGHQHYDIIAKVEGEPTTEQMRVMLRSLLAERFALKLHPGTKQVDAYCLTIAPKGLKKLKVAAVKDGEPWHQNSSMGMVARNFSMQDFVTYMSEPLAAPLVDKTNLSGKYDFDIDFRPYVDEASDIHADPKAVMRAAFEGELGLRLVRERSTVATLVIDHVDTPMPN; encoded by the coding sequence ATGCACCTTCCTCTCCTCGCCGCCGGTCTGCTCGCCGCCTCCTGTGCCTTCGCGCAGACCAACTTCGATGTAGCCACGGTCAAGCCGAGCAGCGGTGCGGTGGAATTTGAACGCGACGGGGAGGTGACGGTCTCCCACGGGTCCCTGCGCATGCATGACGTTACGCTGCTCACTTCCATTAAGTGGGCCTATCAAGTGCAGCGTGTACAGATTGACGGACCGGAGGACCTGGGCCACCAGCACTACGACATCATCGCCAAGGTTGAGGGAGAGCCGACGACAGAACAGATGCGTGTCATGCTCCGCTCATTGCTCGCCGAGCGATTTGCGTTGAAGTTGCATCCCGGTACAAAGCAGGTGGATGCCTACTGCCTCACCATCGCACCGAAGGGATTGAAAAAGCTCAAAGTTGCCGCCGTGAAAGACGGCGAACCGTGGCACCAGAACTCCTCGATGGGAATGGTGGCGAGGAATTTCAGCATGCAGGACTTCGTGACCTACATGTCGGAACCGCTGGCCGCGCCTCTGGTCGACAAGACGAATCTTTCAGGCAAATATGACTTTGACATCGACTTTCGACCCTACGTCGATGAAGCGAGTGACATCCATGCAGACCCGAAGGCAGTGATGAGAGCTGCCTTCGAAGGGGAACTGGGATTGCGCCTGGTGCGTGAGCGCAGCACCGTAGCGACGCTCGTGATCGACCACGTCGACACGCCCATGCCGAACTAG
- a CDS encoding DNA topoisomerase IB, which yields MKPRVAAPHSKSKQKSRKAAVEIVLDPEEAARAAGLRYVSDRQPGIHRVKRGDAFRFVAPDGKLVRDKAVLARIKSLVIPPAWTDVWITTSANGHLQCTGRDARGRKQSRYHPHWREVRDETKYERMAHFAKALPAIRKRVTHNMAQPGLSREKVLATVVRLMEETHIRVGNEEYARTNKSYGLTTMQNKHVNVRGATVRFSFQGKSRVHHTIDLADKRIARIVKQCSDLPGHELFQYVDEEGNPHSIHSNDVNDYLREITGEHFTAKDFRTWAGSVLCCDLLSEFEPATSVTEAKKNVVQAIAQVAAKLGNTPSVCRKCYVHPAVLERYLGNISAADAKATLDHEIEAERMTIAQHSEALRKEEQALLNLLQQKELLTRAA from the coding sequence ATGAAGCCACGTGTAGCCGCCCCTCACTCGAAGTCCAAGCAGAAGTCTCGGAAGGCAGCCGTGGAGATCGTCCTCGATCCCGAGGAGGCGGCGCGAGCTGCGGGTTTGCGCTACGTCTCCGACCGCCAGCCCGGCATCCATCGTGTGAAGCGAGGCGATGCCTTCCGATTCGTCGCACCCGACGGAAAGTTGGTGCGGGACAAAGCGGTGCTGGCCCGCATCAAGTCGCTGGTGATCCCGCCAGCATGGACCGATGTGTGGATTACGACGTCAGCAAACGGACACCTTCAATGCACAGGCCGCGATGCCCGCGGCCGCAAGCAGAGCCGCTACCATCCGCACTGGCGCGAAGTCCGCGATGAGACGAAGTACGAACGTATGGCGCACTTCGCGAAGGCTTTGCCCGCGATTCGCAAACGTGTCACGCACAACATGGCACAACCCGGCTTATCGCGTGAGAAGGTGCTTGCCACCGTGGTGCGGCTGATGGAAGAGACGCATATTCGTGTGGGCAACGAAGAATATGCGCGCACCAACAAGAGCTATGGCCTGACCACCATGCAGAACAAACACGTCAACGTGCGCGGAGCCACGGTGCGCTTTAGTTTTCAGGGTAAGAGCCGCGTCCATCACACCATTGACCTTGCCGACAAGCGCATCGCTCGCATCGTGAAGCAGTGCTCGGATCTGCCGGGCCACGAACTCTTTCAGTACGTCGACGAGGAGGGGAATCCGCACTCCATTCACTCAAACGACGTAAACGACTATCTGCGTGAGATCACCGGCGAGCACTTCACGGCGAAGGACTTCCGTACATGGGCCGGGTCGGTGCTGTGCTGCGATCTGCTCAGCGAGTTTGAGCCCGCGACCTCGGTTACGGAGGCGAAGAAGAACGTGGTGCAGGCGATCGCGCAGGTTGCTGCGAAGCTCGGAAACACACCCAGCGTCTGCCGCAAATGTTATGTCCACCCCGCGGTGCTGGAGCGGTACTTGGGTAACATCTCCGCGGCGGATGCGAAGGCTACGCTGGACCACGAAATCGAGGCGGAGCGTATGACCATAGCCCAGCACAGCGAGGCATTGCGCAAGGAAGAGCAGGCTCTGCTCAATCTATTGCAGCAGAAAGAGCTGCTGACGAGAGCAGCGTGA
- a CDS encoding menaquinone biosynthesis family protein: MSTTTATDVQEIKIAHSPDSDDAFMFYGLATNKVRVPGYKFTHVLTDIETLNQRAIHDPYYDVTAISFHAYPYLQENYALMACGGSVGDGYGPMIVSPRKYTLDEVKKLKIAVPGTMTTAYLTLKLFAPDIETVTVPFDEIIPKVVSGEFDAGLIIHEGQLTYGDNGLHKILDMGVWWRDETGGLPLPLGGNAIRRSLGAESMKITTQALRDSIQHALDHRPAALEYAMQFARDLDPALANKFVGMYVNERTLNYGDDGRIAIQKLLDMGYERGVIPMKSKVDFID, encoded by the coding sequence ATGAGCACTACCACCGCGACCGACGTTCAAGAGATCAAGATTGCGCACAGCCCGGACTCCGACGATGCCTTCATGTTCTACGGCCTGGCCACCAACAAGGTCCGCGTCCCCGGCTACAAGTTCACGCACGTCCTTACGGACATCGAGACGCTCAACCAGCGCGCCATCCACGATCCGTACTACGACGTCACCGCCATCAGCTTCCACGCTTATCCCTACCTGCAGGAGAACTATGCGCTGATGGCGTGTGGCGGCTCCGTGGGCGATGGCTACGGCCCCATGATCGTCTCGCCGCGCAAGTACACGCTGGACGAAGTCAAGAAGCTGAAGATCGCCGTCCCGGGCACCATGACGACGGCATACCTGACGCTGAAGCTCTTCGCGCCGGACATTGAGACAGTCACCGTTCCCTTCGACGAGATCATCCCCAAGGTCGTCTCCGGCGAGTTCGACGCCGGCCTCATCATCCACGAAGGCCAGCTCACTTACGGCGACAACGGCCTGCACAAGATCCTGGACATGGGAGTCTGGTGGCGCGACGAAACCGGCGGCCTGCCCCTTCCCCTCGGCGGCAACGCCATCCGCCGCTCGCTGGGCGCTGAGAGCATGAAGATTACGACCCAGGCCCTGCGCGACAGCATCCAGCACGCGCTCGACCACCGCCCGGCAGCACTCGAGTACGCAATGCAGTTCGCACGCGACCTCGACCCCGCCCTCGCCAACAAGTTCGTCGGCATGTACGTCAACGAACGCACGCTGAACTACGGCGACGACGGCCGCATCGCCATCCAGAAGCTGCTGGACATGGGCTACGAACGCGGTGTCATCCCCATGAAGTCAAAGGTCGACTTCATCGACTAA
- a CDS encoding NAD+ synthase, translating to MKIALAQLNPTVGDFARNVAKILATAERAAALGAELVVFPELAVSGYPPQDLIEDDNFLDRAEAALQQVAAATANAGMPAILCGNVRRSEIRPGKRARNVAALCFDGAVKFVQTKMLLPFYDVFDEQRYFQPATTQSLCAFGDEVLAITICEDAWNDKGFWPDRLYENDPVERLMNCSLPDGRKPTVMLNLSASPYWEGKQSVRRRMIGAVARRHGVPAAMVGQVGGNDSLIFDGASFAVDDQGETVLAAKSFEEDLVLFDTRNLSAGTAPALPQDGVEAAWNALVLGVRDYVRKCGFSKVLLGLSGGIDSAVVAAIAVDALGAENVLGIGMPSEFSSTGSVEDARALATNLGIRFEVIAIRETVDMMARALQPLFAGTPFGLAEENMQARIRGTLLMSVSNKFGHLVLTTGNKSEMSVGYCTLYGDMVGALAVIGDVWKTRVYELARYANREREVIPQDTITKPPSAELRPDQKDTDSLPPYEVLDPILQAYVERYESAEQIAESLGVDLERVDHLLRLVERSEYKRQQAAPVLKVTAKSFGTGRRFPLAARAR from the coding sequence GTGAAGATTGCTCTGGCGCAGCTGAATCCCACCGTTGGCGATTTCGCCCGGAACGTAGCAAAGATTCTGGCAACAGCAGAGCGCGCGGCAGCACTGGGCGCTGAGCTGGTCGTCTTTCCAGAACTTGCGGTTTCGGGCTACCCACCCCAGGATCTGATCGAAGACGATAACTTCCTTGATCGAGCAGAGGCGGCGCTTCAGCAGGTCGCAGCGGCAACGGCCAACGCCGGGATGCCAGCCATCCTGTGCGGCAACGTTCGGCGATCGGAAATTCGGCCCGGGAAGCGCGCCCGCAATGTTGCAGCGCTGTGTTTCGATGGCGCCGTGAAGTTTGTGCAGACGAAGATGCTGCTGCCGTTCTACGACGTCTTCGATGAGCAGCGTTACTTTCAGCCGGCCACAACGCAATCTTTGTGTGCCTTCGGCGATGAAGTACTGGCGATCACGATCTGCGAGGATGCATGGAACGATAAAGGCTTCTGGCCAGACCGCCTCTATGAGAACGATCCTGTCGAACGCCTTATGAACTGCTCCCTGCCTGACGGACGCAAGCCGACGGTGATGTTGAACCTGTCCGCGTCGCCCTATTGGGAAGGGAAGCAGTCAGTGCGGCGCCGCATGATTGGCGCGGTCGCCAGGCGCCATGGAGTACCCGCTGCCATGGTGGGACAGGTCGGTGGCAACGATAGCCTGATCTTCGATGGTGCTTCGTTCGCCGTGGATGACCAGGGCGAGACCGTCCTCGCGGCAAAGAGTTTCGAGGAGGACCTCGTGCTCTTTGATACCAGGAACCTGTCTGCAGGCACGGCTCCCGCGCTGCCGCAGGATGGCGTCGAAGCAGCCTGGAATGCACTCGTTCTGGGTGTTCGTGACTACGTTCGCAAGTGCGGCTTCAGCAAAGTGTTGCTGGGTCTCAGCGGCGGCATTGACTCGGCCGTGGTTGCCGCGATTGCCGTAGACGCACTGGGTGCGGAGAACGTGCTCGGCATCGGTATGCCCAGCGAATTCTCGTCGACCGGATCGGTTGAAGACGCGCGCGCCCTCGCGACGAATCTTGGTATCCGATTTGAAGTGATCGCCATTCGCGAAACCGTCGACATGATGGCCCGCGCGCTGCAGCCACTCTTCGCGGGCACTCCTTTCGGCCTTGCCGAAGAAAACATGCAGGCGCGGATCCGCGGGACATTGCTCATGAGTGTATCCAACAAGTTCGGTCACCTGGTGCTGACCACGGGCAACAAGAGCGAGATGTCGGTGGGATACTGCACGCTCTACGGCGATATGGTCGGCGCGCTTGCCGTGATTGGCGACGTCTGGAAGACGCGGGTCTACGAACTGGCGCGGTACGCGAACCGTGAGCGCGAAGTGATCCCGCAGGACACCATCACGAAGCCACCGAGCGCGGAGTTAAGGCCTGATCAGAAGGACACCGATTCGCTGCCGCCCTATGAGGTGCTCGACCCGATCCTGCAGGCTTATGTGGAGCGCTACGAGTCGGCGGAGCAAATTGCAGAGTCACTCGGAGTAGATCTCGAACGTGTCGACCACTTGCTCCGGTTGGTGGAACGCAGCGAATACAAGCGCCAGCAGGCTGCACCGGTGCTGAAGGTGACGGCAAAGAGCTTTGGAACGGGGCGTCGATTCCCGTTGGCGGCCCGAGCGCGTTAG
- a CDS encoding FtsB family cell division protein: MKHLLEEMPQQHNPTRTGRVMSQLSRAYEAVYNGRTKLATGAAGMLALMVGYHVVFGQNGLTAYQAKRRDARDLQVQVQELKRDNDRLKAHVDRLTNDPDAIEHEAREELHYTRPGEVIYTMPAERK, encoded by the coding sequence ATGAAGCATCTACTGGAGGAGATGCCGCAGCAGCACAATCCGACGCGCACAGGCCGAGTCATGAGTCAATTGAGCCGTGCGTATGAAGCCGTGTACAACGGCCGGACGAAGCTCGCCACGGGAGCTGCCGGCATGCTCGCACTCATGGTCGGCTATCACGTGGTTTTCGGACAGAACGGCCTGACGGCCTACCAGGCCAAGCGCCGGGATGCGCGGGATCTGCAGGTGCAGGTGCAGGAACTGAAGCGAGATAACGATCGTCTGAAGGCGCACGTGGACCGGTTGACGAATGACCCTGATGCCATCGAACATGAGGCTCGCGAAGAGTTGCACTACACGCGGCCCGGCGAGGTCATCTACACCATGCCGGCAGAGCGCAAATAG
- a CDS encoding biotin transporter BioY, giving the protein MSRLTSSALRPAPFAVNGRSRSLDLLVRAAVVVAASLFVALCAHIAVPLPFTPVPFTLQPFAVILVGMLLGPGAGFAAMAVYLAEGAAGLPVFTPAGLPGIARLLGPTGGYLFAYPLAAAIAGAVPRMVKSPRFVAYALGGVAAMAVVYTCGALWFSHQLGMHFSAALGSTVLPFALSDVVKICAAAGIAAALVKRA; this is encoded by the coding sequence ATGTCGCGTCTTACCTCCTCTGCTCTGCGCCCGGCACCCTTTGCGGTCAACGGCCGCTCGCGCTCGCTTGATCTGCTGGTACGTGCGGCTGTTGTCGTCGCCGCCAGCCTGTTTGTCGCACTCTGCGCACACATCGCCGTGCCGCTGCCCTTTACCCCCGTGCCGTTCACACTGCAGCCCTTTGCCGTGATCCTCGTCGGCATGCTGCTCGGTCCAGGTGCAGGTTTCGCGGCTATGGCCGTCTACCTCGCGGAAGGTGCAGCGGGACTGCCAGTCTTCACGCCCGCTGGTCTACCCGGCATTGCACGCCTCCTCGGCCCCACCGGCGGCTACCTGTTCGCGTATCCGCTGGCCGCCGCTATTGCTGGCGCCGTGCCACGGATGGTGAAGTCGCCTCGCTTCGTTGCGTACGCGCTGGGCGGCGTCGCTGCCATGGCCGTCGTCTACACCTGCGGCGCGCTCTGGTTTAGCCACCAGCTGGGCATGCACTTCTCCGCAGCGCTTGGCAGCACCGTTCTGCCCTTTGCGCTGTCGGACGTGGTTAAGATCTGCGCTGCAGCGGGTATCGCAGCAGCGCTGGTCAAGCGCGCTTAA
- a CDS encoding NCS2 family permease produces MSNSTHARIEQYFDFRGLGATWRTEILAGLTTFLTMAYIIFVNPAILSKTGMPIAAVTAATCLCAAFGSILMGVLARYPLALAPGMGLNAYFTYTVCLKMHIPWQTALGAVFLSGVIFLALTFGGIRQLLVEAIPRELHASVAGGVGLFIAFIGLIESGIVVRDSDTVVALGNLRAPGTALALFGLLLIAVLQMLKIRASILVGIVGTLLTGYVFGQVHWTPQHFALHELTATAGQLDIRGALHTGALEIIFVFLFVDLFDNVGTLVAVTKKAGLITDDAKIPRLSRIFFADATATIVGSLTGTSTVCSYIESSAGVAAGGRTGIPAIVTGLCFLVSLFLAPLVGPIPSAATAPALIIVGALMLGSIAEVDWADATVAIPAFLTLVMIPLTYSIANGLGIGITAFAALRLFSGKATRHDWLLFLLAGLFIARFAFLSRT; encoded by the coding sequence TTGTCCAACAGCACCCACGCGCGCATCGAGCAGTACTTTGACTTCCGCGGTCTCGGCGCCACCTGGCGCACCGAGATTCTCGCGGGCCTGACCACCTTCCTGACGATGGCGTACATCATCTTCGTCAACCCCGCCATCCTGTCGAAGACAGGCATGCCGATCGCCGCAGTGACGGCAGCGACCTGTCTTTGCGCAGCCTTCGGATCGATCCTGATGGGCGTGCTGGCGAGGTACCCCTTGGCACTCGCGCCGGGCATGGGGCTGAACGCGTACTTCACGTACACGGTCTGCCTGAAGATGCACATCCCGTGGCAGACCGCGCTGGGCGCTGTCTTTCTGTCAGGAGTCATCTTCCTCGCGCTCACCTTTGGAGGCATTCGCCAACTGCTGGTCGAAGCGATCCCGCGGGAGTTGCATGCGTCGGTTGCCGGCGGCGTGGGACTCTTCATCGCGTTTATCGGCCTCATCGAATCGGGCATCGTGGTGCGCGACTCAGACACAGTCGTCGCGCTCGGCAATCTGCGCGCGCCGGGTACTGCTCTCGCGCTCTTTGGACTGCTGTTGATCGCGGTGCTGCAGATGCTGAAGATCCGCGCATCGATCCTCGTCGGTATCGTGGGCACTCTGCTCACCGGGTACGTCTTCGGACAGGTCCATTGGACGCCGCAGCACTTCGCTCTGCACGAACTCACAGCGACCGCAGGGCAGCTCGACATACGCGGTGCGCTGCATACCGGCGCGCTTGAGATCATCTTTGTCTTCCTGTTCGTCGACCTCTTCGACAATGTTGGAACCCTTGTCGCAGTCACAAAGAAGGCTGGACTGATCACGGACGATGCGAAGATCCCGAGGCTGTCGCGCATCTTCTTCGCGGACGCGACGGCGACCATCGTCGGATCGCTGACGGGCACCAGCACCGTTTGTTCGTACATCGAATCGTCGGCTGGCGTTGCCGCCGGAGGACGCACAGGAATCCCCGCGATCGTCACGGGACTCTGCTTCCTGGTATCGCTCTTCCTGGCGCCGCTGGTGGGACCAATTCCAAGCGCCGCGACCGCGCCCGCGTTAATCATCGTCGGCGCATTAATGCTTGGGTCGATCGCAGAGGTGGATTGGGCCGATGCGACCGTCGCCATTCCCGCGTTCCTCACGCTGGTGATGATCCCACTGACATACTCCATCGCAAATGGCCTCGGAATCGGCATTACTGCCTTCGCGGCGTTGCGACTATTCAGCGGCAAGGCGACGCGGCATGACTGGCTGCTTTTTTTATTGGCAGGATTATTTATCGCGCGCTTCGCGTTCCTCTCTCGCACTTAG
- a CDS encoding thioredoxin domain-containing protein: MRIKSLSAFAGTLALLAGAVSFAQTAAPSADPFPPVNPKFFDAPSPTAADVDAFLKAIWGYDTNRTWRVEAVQKTAAPGVSKVTIFVADKSQGNKVESVRFFVTPDGKYAIADTVFRFGAKPFEDNAKLLEAEANGPAEGSASKKILLVEFADLQCPHCKEAVPTMDQLRKDYPDARIVFQNYPLTQIHPFAYKAAAMGNCVAAAKGDAAFFAYIKDVFDHQESLTDQLAETTMTNAVKAAGADPASVATCAASPAARAKLDGQTALAEKIGVDQTPMIAVNGHLMPLGGVPYETLKQVIDWDLKQGK, translated from the coding sequence ATGCGAATTAAGTCTCTTTCCGCCTTTGCTGGTACGTTGGCGCTCCTTGCCGGCGCCGTGTCTTTCGCCCAGACGGCCGCGCCCAGCGCGGATCCGTTCCCGCCTGTGAATCCAAAATTCTTCGATGCGCCGTCGCCCACCGCTGCGGATGTCGACGCTTTCCTGAAGGCCATCTGGGGTTACGACACCAACCGTACGTGGCGCGTGGAGGCGGTGCAGAAGACAGCTGCGCCCGGCGTCAGCAAGGTGACCATCTTCGTCGCGGACAAGAGCCAGGGCAACAAGGTCGAGAGCGTGCGCTTTTTCGTCACGCCCGACGGCAAGTATGCCATTGCCGATACGGTCTTCCGCTTTGGCGCAAAGCCATTTGAAGACAATGCGAAGCTGCTGGAAGCTGAAGCGAACGGCCCTGCGGAGGGCTCCGCTTCGAAGAAGATTCTGCTTGTGGAATTCGCCGATCTGCAGTGCCCTCACTGCAAGGAAGCCGTGCCCACCATGGATCAGTTGCGCAAGGACTATCCGGACGCTCGCATTGTCTTTCAGAACTATCCTCTGACCCAGATTCATCCGTTCGCGTACAAGGCTGCGGCCATGGGCAACTGCGTTGCTGCCGCCAAGGGCGATGCTGCCTTCTTCGCTTACATCAAGGATGTCTTCGATCACCAGGAGTCGCTGACCGACCAACTCGCCGAGACGACCATGACCAATGCTGTGAAGGCCGCGGGCGCCGACCCGGCATCGGTCGCGACCTGTGCCGCATCGCCCGCAGCCAGGGCGAAACTGGATGGTCAGACGGCTCTTGCGGAGAAGATCGGCGTCGACCAGACACCGATGATCGCAGTCAACGGTCACCTGATGCCGCTGGGCGGCGTACCCTACGAAACGCTGAAGCAGGTCATCGACTGGGACCTCAAGCAGGGGAAGTAG
- a CDS encoding peptidoglycan-binding protein, with protein MRSSSPLTTAILTAAAILLTALPSEASRIRRGPTAPRHKVTKADKSPHQRAIDDTRAMQIQGALVKAGYLSEASGHWDNASEAAMQKMQGDNGWQTKIVPDSRALIKLGLGPNAELATAPLPVAGVTDHDAAQDQSEEVAGK; from the coding sequence ATGCGTTCTTCTTCCCCCCTTACGACCGCAATCCTGACCGCCGCCGCGATCCTGCTGACCGCGCTGCCGTCTGAGGCGTCCCGCATTCGGCGAGGCCCCACCGCTCCCCGGCACAAAGTCACCAAGGCCGACAAATCCCCGCACCAGCGCGCTATCGATGACACGCGCGCCATGCAGATCCAGGGTGCGCTTGTAAAGGCCGGCTACCTTAGCGAGGCCAGCGGTCACTGGGACAATGCCAGCGAAGCTGCTATGCAGAAGATGCAGGGTGACAATGGCTGGCAGACGAAGATCGTTCCTGACTCGCGTGCCCTTATCAAGCTGGGCCTGGGCCCGAACGCTGAATTGGCGACCGCTCCCCTGCCCGTCGCCGGGGTGACAGACCACGATGCAGCCCAGGATCAGTCCGAAGAAGTCGCCGGAAAGTAA